From a single Apium graveolens cultivar Ventura chromosome 2, ASM990537v1, whole genome shotgun sequence genomic region:
- the LOC141688773 gene encoding uncharacterized protein LOC141688773: protein MLHPPYSEESLEEFPHPWWILHVDGAVNHGGAGAGIVLVSPEGHHLMSAIHFKFYATNNDAEYEALINDLKIALEMGVRNLIARSDSELVVNQVNGGFQARGPRTELYLRCTQRLIGMFKEVRLECVPREKNGNADALAKMGSQQEAVLLGSIPLEIQEIPSIPKVETMQVDEAPKETWMTPILAYIRKGTLPEDKFMARRLRYQAARYVIYDEVLYKRGFNQPLLRCVEEEEGNYILREVHEGICGNHPGGSLLAMKVLRQGYYWPTMREDATNFVRACDRCQRFANYSSMPATLLTPMASPWPFAMWGIDLIGELPKAKGDVKYAVVAVDYFTKWAEAKPLATITAKKIRDFVFNSIIIG from the exons ATGCTGCATCCGCCTTATTCTGAGGAGTCTTTGGAAGAGTTTCCGCAtccttggtggatcttgcatgtggatggggcGGTTAACCATGGAGGAGCGGGTGCGGGTATAGTACTTGTATCTCCGGAAGGCCACCATCTGATGAGCGCcattcatttcaagttttatgcaaccaataatgatgcggagtatgaGGCGCTGATTAATGACCTGAAAATCGCTTTGGAAATGGGGGTGCGGAACTTAATTGCAAGAAGTGACTCAGAGTTGGTAGTGAATCAGGTGAACGGGGGATTTCAAGCGCGAGGCCCACGAacagaattatacttgagatgtACACAGCGCCTGATTGGAATGTTCAAAGAAGTTAGATTGGAATGTGTTCCGCGGGAGAAGAACGGTAATGCGGATGCTCTGGCAAAAATGGGGTCGCAACAAGAGGCTGTGTTGTTAGGATCCATACCCCTTGAAATCCAGGAGATTCCTAGTATCCCAAAGGTAGAAACTATGCAAGTggatgaggctcccaaggaaacatggatgacgcccattctAGCTTACATTCGCAAGGGAACACTCCCCGAGGATAAGTTTATGGCTCGCCGACTCCGCTATCAGGCTGCAAGATACGTGATATACGATGAAGTCCTGTACAAAAGAGGGTTCAACCAACCTCTGCTTAGGtgtgttgaagaagaagaaggaaattacatcctAAGAGAGGTGCATGAAGGAATCTGTGGCAATCATCCGGGGGGTAGTTTGTTGGCAATGAAAGTTTTGCGCCAAGGGTATTATTGGCCCACAATGAGAGAAGATGCTACAAATTTCGTCAGggcatgtgatcgctgccagcgcttTGCAAACTACTCGTCTATGCCGGCGACACTCTTGACGCCTATGGCAAGCCCGTGGCCAttcgccatgtggggaattgatcttatCGGGGAATTGCCAAAAGCTAAAGGAGACGTCAAATATGCAGTGGTTGCGgtcgattactttactaaatgggcggaAGCTAAGCCATTGGCTactatcaccgcaaagaaaatcaGAGATTTTGTTTTCAACTCAATT ATTATaggctag